In Qipengyuania psychrotolerans, one DNA window encodes the following:
- the glyS gene encoding glycine--tRNA ligase subunit beta: MSDFLLELRSEEIPARMQAGARAELDKLFRREMDGAGVSVGDITVWSTPRRLALIARDLPEATKAVSEEAKGPPEGAPDQAVEGFCRKNGVTREQLEVRDVKGRNTYFAVIEKPGRAVKDLLAEAILSIIRDFSWPKSMRWGDASISTESLRWVRPLSGIVALLGDEIVECEAHGVTSGAVTLGHRFHHSGDITIGNANDYAMKLRAGHVIVDHAERQDIIRAGAAKVASEAGLKLVEDEGLVIENAGLTEWPVPLLGRFEEDFLEVPPETIQLTARVNQKYFVCEDDAGNLANAFICTANIEADDGGARVVDGNRKVLAARLSDARFFWEVDRKKTLAQHARGLERITFHEKLGTVADKVERVAKLADGLVFDAKAPNGDHKLARQAAELSKADLVTEMVGEFPELQGLMGGYYAKAEGLPVEVAEAIRDHYKPVGASDEVPTAPTTVAVSLADKLDNLLSFFKIDILPTGSKDPFALRRAALGYLRLVQANDLRLSLDEVVHAWASKPMPKLAEKLADFLLDRLAVQLRDEGVRHDYVQASRSWQGRPDQRIDRVEARARALAAFLGTEDGANLLAGYKRAANILKKEDWHGAEGEIARTGEEDPLALVDDPDMKAVIDAKMAERHAKELSYAPEPAEKALMDALATSEPAAAKAIGTEDFAGAMAALAALRGPIDRFFDEVTVNAEEENKRAHRLDLLARFRAAVHKVADFSRIEG; this comes from the coding sequence ATGAGCGACTTTCTCCTCGAACTGCGCAGCGAAGAAATCCCCGCCCGGATGCAGGCAGGTGCGCGCGCCGAACTCGATAAGCTGTTCCGCCGCGAGATGGACGGGGCGGGAGTATCGGTTGGCGACATCACCGTATGGTCGACGCCGCGCCGTCTTGCGCTGATTGCCCGCGATCTTCCTGAAGCCACCAAGGCCGTAAGCGAAGAAGCCAAGGGCCCGCCTGAGGGTGCGCCCGATCAGGCGGTCGAAGGGTTCTGCCGCAAGAACGGCGTTACCCGTGAACAGCTTGAAGTGCGCGACGTGAAAGGTCGCAACACCTACTTCGCCGTGATCGAAAAGCCGGGCAGGGCGGTGAAGGACCTGCTGGCCGAAGCAATCCTCTCGATCATCCGAGACTTCAGCTGGCCAAAGTCGATGCGCTGGGGCGATGCTTCGATCAGCACGGAAAGCCTGCGCTGGGTTCGCCCGCTGTCGGGCATCGTTGCGCTGCTTGGCGACGAGATTGTCGAGTGCGAGGCGCACGGCGTTACCTCCGGCGCGGTCACGTTGGGCCACCGGTTTCATCATTCGGGCGATATAACCATCGGCAATGCCAATGATTACGCGATGAAGCTGCGCGCTGGCCATGTCATCGTGGATCATGCCGAACGCCAGGACATCATTCGCGCTGGCGCTGCGAAGGTTGCGTCCGAAGCTGGCCTCAAGCTGGTCGAGGACGAAGGCCTCGTGATAGAGAACGCCGGCCTCACCGAATGGCCCGTCCCGCTGCTCGGTCGGTTCGAGGAAGATTTCCTCGAAGTCCCACCAGAGACGATCCAGCTGACCGCGCGTGTGAACCAGAAGTATTTCGTGTGCGAAGATGATGCTGGCAATCTCGCCAACGCCTTCATCTGCACCGCCAATATCGAGGCGGATGACGGCGGCGCGCGCGTGGTCGACGGTAACCGCAAAGTCCTCGCCGCGCGCCTGTCCGACGCGCGCTTCTTCTGGGAGGTCGACCGCAAGAAGACGCTGGCCCAGCACGCCAGGGGGCTGGAGCGCATCACCTTCCATGAGAAACTTGGCACCGTCGCTGACAAGGTCGAACGTGTGGCCAAGCTGGCTGACGGGCTAGTCTTCGATGCCAAGGCTCCGAACGGTGATCACAAACTGGCGCGGCAGGCAGCCGAACTCAGCAAGGCCGATCTCGTCACTGAAATGGTCGGCGAATTTCCCGAGTTGCAGGGCCTGATGGGCGGCTACTACGCGAAGGCCGAAGGCTTGCCGGTAGAAGTCGCCGAAGCGATCCGCGATCACTACAAGCCCGTCGGTGCGAGCGACGAAGTTCCCACTGCACCGACCACCGTCGCGGTCAGCCTCGCCGACAAGCTCGACAATCTGCTCAGCTTCTTCAAGATCGACATCCTGCCCACCGGTTCGAAGGATCCATTCGCCCTGCGCCGCGCGGCACTCGGTTATCTGCGTTTGGTGCAGGCCAACGACCTCAGGCTTTCTCTCGACGAGGTGGTCCACGCCTGGGCGAGCAAGCCGATGCCAAAGCTGGCGGAAAAGCTGGCCGACTTCCTGCTCGACCGTCTCGCCGTGCAATTGCGCGACGAGGGTGTGCGCCACGACTATGTCCAGGCCTCGCGCAGCTGGCAGGGGCGTCCCGACCAGCGGATCGACCGCGTCGAGGCACGGGCGAGGGCGCTTGCGGCTTTCCTTGGAACCGAAGACGGCGCAAACCTCCTCGCCGGCTACAAGCGCGCGGCAAACATCCTCAAGAAGGAAGACTGGCACGGCGCGGAAGGCGAAATCGCGCGCACCGGCGAAGAAGATCCGCTGGCGCTGGTCGACGATCCCGACATGAAGGCGGTGATCGATGCCAAGATGGCCGAGCGCCATGCGAAAGAGCTTTCCTACGCACCTGAGCCTGCTGAAAAGGCGCTGATGGACGCACTCGCGACTTCGGAACCTGCGGCGGCGAAGGCCATTGGAACGGAAGACTTTGCCGGGGCAATGGCGGCGCTTGCCGCTTTGCGCGGGCCGATCGACCGGTTCTTTGACGAAGTGACGGTAAACGCGGAAGAAGAAAACAAGCGGGCACATCGCCTCGACCTGCTTGCACGCTTCCGTGCTGCGGTGCACAAAGTGGCCGACTTCTCTCGCATCGAGGGATAG
- a CDS encoding TraB/GumN family protein has translation MRTRAFAASLAALALMSCQADQAVPDEQASYPALWEIADETGAAEGWLFGTLHALPPELEWRSAEFDRVAAMAPLLVVEVSGLDDRRTLESLFRTMAYDAAPAIPIAERLNASQRQRLSAVLGDAGLDARSLDPMESWAAALAIAELGRTNSSDHGADRILLEEFAGREIFELEGAEPQLSIFNDLPEAEQRDLLVAVVEEVAKPESKRTNLAAIWSSGDLDELQEITRQGMLADPELRDALLVRRNKAWAAQIENLLSASPKPLIAVGAGHLLGEDGVPALLEARGYTVRRIQ, from the coding sequence GTGAGAACGAGAGCCTTTGCCGCGAGCCTTGCGGCGCTCGCGCTGATGTCCTGCCAGGCAGACCAAGCTGTGCCGGATGAACAAGCTAGCTATCCTGCGCTATGGGAAATTGCTGACGAAACGGGAGCCGCGGAAGGCTGGCTGTTCGGGACCCTTCATGCCCTCCCTCCGGAACTTGAATGGCGCTCTGCCGAGTTCGACCGCGTCGCCGCAATGGCACCGCTGCTGGTGGTGGAAGTATCGGGACTGGATGATCGCCGCACGCTGGAATCGCTGTTCCGGACAATGGCGTATGACGCCGCTCCCGCGATACCGATCGCAGAAAGGCTGAACGCTTCCCAGCGCCAGAGACTCTCAGCGGTCCTCGGGGACGCCGGGTTGGATGCGCGATCGCTCGATCCGATGGAAAGCTGGGCTGCCGCCCTCGCCATCGCCGAACTGGGGCGCACCAATTCCTCTGACCACGGTGCTGACCGCATACTTCTTGAGGAGTTTGCAGGGCGCGAGATTTTCGAGCTCGAAGGCGCCGAGCCGCAGCTGTCTATTTTCAACGACCTTCCTGAAGCGGAACAACGCGATCTCCTGGTCGCGGTTGTCGAAGAGGTCGCAAAACCCGAATCTAAGCGCACGAATCTGGCTGCAATTTGGTCGAGCGGCGACTTGGACGAGCTGCAGGAAATTACCCGTCAGGGAATGCTCGCCGACCCTGAATTGCGCGACGCTTTGCTGGTCAGGCGGAACAAGGCATGGGCCGCGCAGATAGAGAACCTGCTGTCGGCTTCACCCAAGCCACTCATAGCCGTCGGGGCTGGCCATCTTCTGGGCGAGGACGGCGTCCCTGCACTGCTGGAAGCAAGAGGCTACACGGTCCGGCGCATCCAATAG
- a CDS encoding helix-turn-helix transcriptional regulator, which produces MKNRLKVLRAERDWSQAELAMQLDVSRQAVNAIETGKHDPSLPLAFRISRLFEMPIEEIFHDEA; this is translated from the coding sequence GTGAAGAACCGCCTCAAAGTCCTGCGTGCCGAGCGCGACTGGAGCCAGGCCGAACTGGCCATGCAGCTCGACGTGTCGCGGCAAGCGGTCAACGCCATCGAAACGGGGAAGCATGATCCCTCCCTTCCGCTCGCCTTTCGCATTTCGCGGCTGTTCGAAATGCCTATCGAGGAAATTTTCCATGACGAAGCTTGA
- a CDS encoding TraB/GumN family protein, which translates to MKLRNRLTCAASAIALLALPACVAAEPVETAAAPAAATPAGPAMWKVADEDTTIYLFGTVHALPNDLEWLRSDISAALASSDTLVTEILPEEMNSPSSQMMIASKAMLPPDQSLRAMLSEEDRSAYEAALGLLGMPPGTFDRFEPWFAGVTLAVLPLMKEGYNPESGVEKIIDTQAGSEKPRAALETLDQQMSLFDDLPQEAQVEFLMSSARDPLAIVNLMDQMVAEWMDGDADALAALMNNGLTNPALAAALLYDRNARWAEWIDSRMDEPGAVFIAVGAGHLAGEKSVQDYLEDRGITVSRVR; encoded by the coding sequence ATGAAGCTTCGTAACCGTCTCACTTGTGCCGCCTCAGCTATCGCGCTTCTGGCACTCCCCGCATGTGTGGCCGCAGAGCCGGTTGAAACTGCGGCTGCGCCCGCCGCAGCTACGCCTGCTGGCCCGGCCATGTGGAAGGTCGCGGACGAAGATACGACGATCTATCTGTTTGGCACCGTACACGCGCTGCCCAACGATCTTGAATGGCTACGAAGCGACATTTCGGCGGCGCTTGCCTCCTCCGACACGCTGGTGACCGAAATCCTGCCGGAGGAAATGAACAGCCCATCCAGCCAGATGATGATCGCTTCCAAGGCGATGTTGCCGCCGGATCAGTCCTTGCGCGCAATGTTGTCGGAAGAAGACCGGAGCGCATACGAGGCCGCGCTTGGCCTGCTTGGGATGCCCCCGGGCACGTTCGACCGTTTCGAACCTTGGTTTGCCGGGGTAACATTGGCAGTCCTCCCCCTGATGAAGGAGGGCTACAATCCGGAAAGCGGGGTCGAGAAGATCATCGACACCCAGGCCGGATCCGAAAAACCCCGCGCAGCGCTTGAAACTCTCGATCAGCAGATGTCGCTGTTCGATGATCTGCCTCAAGAAGCGCAGGTGGAATTCCTGATGTCGTCTGCTCGCGATCCGCTGGCTATCGTCAACCTGATGGACCAGATGGTGGCAGAATGGATGGACGGCGATGCCGATGCTCTCGCCGCCTTGATGAATAACGGCCTAACCAACCCCGCATTGGCGGCGGCACTCCTATATGATCGCAACGCCAGATGGGCCGAGTGGATCGATAGCCGGATGGACGAACCCGGCGCGGTCTTCATTGCAGTGGGTGCTGGCCATCTTGCCGGTGAAAAGAGCGTGCAGGATTATCTCGAAGACCGCGGCATTACGGTAAGCAGGGTCCGGTGA
- a CDS encoding UrcA family protein, producing the protein MKKTILIAAAFLAVPSMAAAQDAPSATVTTADLDLSTKAGQDKLDKRVDQAIRRMCRVDGFDAAMLRQQADCRLAAKANAAPKVAFAIETARTGYFAAIALDAQG; encoded by the coding sequence ATGAAAAAGACCATTCTCATCGCCGCCGCATTCCTTGCAGTTCCCTCGATGGCTGCTGCCCAGGACGCACCGTCGGCGACCGTCACGACTGCCGATCTCGACCTGTCGACCAAGGCCGGTCAGGACAAGCTCGACAAGCGCGTCGACCAGGCAATCCGCCGGATGTGCCGCGTCGACGGTTTCGATGCCGCCATGTTGCGCCAGCAGGCCGATTGCCGCCTCGCCGCCAAGGCCAATGCTGCCCCGAAGGTCGCCTTTGCAATCGAAACGGCACGCACTGGATATTTCGCAGCCATCGCACTTGATGCCCAAGGCTGA
- a CDS encoding 50S ribosomal protein L25/general stress protein Ctc: MSDALTLPAEARERAGKGASRALRREGRVPAVIYGGKEEPTLIHVEAKELVRQLGTGHFMNSIVEIDLGGKKIKTLPKDVSLHPVNDRPEHVDFFRMVKGGKIEVSVPVVFINEEASPGLKKGGVLNVVRHELELVCENDKIPGEIEIDVTGKEVGDSIHISELTLPAGSESAITDRDFTIATLVAPSALKKSEGADGDEGQTGEGMEAGETAATEQGPDADAAQEQEDKSE, translated from the coding sequence ATGAGCGATGCTCTGACACTTCCGGCCGAGGCGCGCGAACGGGCTGGCAAGGGAGCCTCCCGTGCACTGCGTCGTGAAGGCCGTGTCCCCGCCGTAATCTATGGCGGTAAGGAAGAACCCACCCTGATCCACGTTGAGGCCAAGGAACTGGTTCGCCAGCTCGGCACCGGTCACTTCATGAACTCGATCGTCGAGATCGATCTGGGCGGCAAGAAGATCAAGACCCTTCCCAAGGACGTGTCGCTTCACCCCGTCAACGATCGCCCCGAGCACGTTGACTTCTTCCGTATGGTCAAGGGCGGCAAGATCGAAGTCTCGGTCCCCGTGGTCTTCATCAACGAAGAAGCTTCCCCGGGCCTCAAGAAGGGCGGCGTTCTGAACGTGGTCCGTCACGAGCTGGAACTGGTCTGCGAAAACGACAAGATTCCGGGCGAGATCGAAATCGACGTCACCGGCAAGGAAGTCGGCGATTCGATCCACATCAGCGAACTGACGCTTCCGGCTGGCAGCGAAAGCGCCATCACCGACCGTGACTTCACGATCGCTACGCTGGTTGCTCCTTCCGCTCTCAAGAAGAGCGAAGGCGCTGACGGCGACGAAGGCCAGACCGGCGAAGGTATGGAAGCGGGCGAAACCGCTGCCACCGAGCAGGGTCCGGACGCCGACGCTGCACAGGAACAGGAAGACAAGAGCGAATAA
- a CDS encoding glycine--tRNA ligase subunit alpha: MDRNPKNSFQDMILALHDFWSANGCLILQPYDMRMGAGTFHTATTLRALGPEPWNAAFVQPCRRPTDGRYGENPNRLQHYYQYQVILKPSPADIQDLYLESLRVIGIDPLKHDIRFVEDDWESPTLGAWGLGWEVWCDGMEVTQFTYFQQMGGFDCKPVAGELTYGLERLAMYIQGVDNVYDLDFNGRGVSYGDVFLENEKQMSKWNFEVADTDALFDLFNKAEAECKNALAANVPIAAYEQAVEASHIFNLLQARGVISVQERASYMGRVRDLARGSCEAHMEKEAPVWAEKYPEWSA; the protein is encoded by the coding sequence ATGGACCGTAATCCCAAAAACTCCTTCCAGGACATGATCCTCGCGCTACACGATTTCTGGAGCGCGAATGGGTGCCTCATCCTGCAGCCCTACGATATGCGCATGGGCGCGGGCACGTTTCACACGGCCACCACGCTTCGCGCACTCGGGCCTGAGCCGTGGAATGCCGCATTCGTGCAGCCTTGCCGCCGCCCGACCGACGGCCGTTACGGCGAAAATCCGAACCGGCTCCAGCACTATTACCAGTATCAGGTGATCCTTAAGCCGAGCCCCGCCGACATTCAGGATCTGTATCTTGAAAGCCTGCGCGTGATCGGCATCGATCCGCTGAAGCACGATATCCGTTTCGTGGAAGATGACTGGGAAAGTCCGACGCTTGGCGCTTGGGGACTTGGCTGGGAAGTCTGGTGCGACGGGATGGAAGTCACCCAGTTCACCTATTTCCAGCAGATGGGCGGCTTCGATTGCAAGCCGGTCGCGGGCGAACTGACCTACGGCCTCGAACGCCTCGCCATGTATATCCAGGGCGTCGACAATGTGTACGACCTCGATTTCAATGGCCGCGGCGTTTCTTACGGCGACGTATTCCTCGAGAACGAAAAGCAGATGTCGAAATGGAATTTCGAGGTCGCTGATACCGACGCTCTTTTCGACCTGTTCAACAAGGCCGAGGCCGAGTGCAAGAACGCGCTGGCCGCAAATGTGCCCATCGCCGCTTACGAGCAGGCAGTCGAGGCCAGCCACATCTTCAACCTGCTGCAGGCGCGTGGCGTGATCAGCGTGCAGGAACGCGCCAGTTACATGGGCCGGGTCCGCGACCTCGCGCGCGGAAGCTGTGAAGCGCATATGGAAAAGGAAGCGCCTGTCTGGGCCGAGAAGTATCCGGAGTGGAGCGCATGA